The stretch of DNA CATGGAAAGATGTTTGCAAAACAACTTTAAGAACCCATACCAAAAGATAACAAATAAAGCGGCTAAAACAATACCAAAGATAAGGGAGTCTACCAATCTAAAAGATATCAAACAATTTCTATAGAGAATTAAAAACCAGTCGGTCATAAAGAacgaaaccaaaacaaaaccgccatctttttaaaatagcaattataaaactgaaaaattcTTACTACATTCTACTATCTCGGAAGCATGAAATCTTCCATAATCCGGCGCGAAAAAGGCATGTAGGACACATATTGATGCCCATTATTTTGGAGACACAACCGTTATTTTTAGAGAATTCCAGTTTTGACTATTTTTAATGAACGGtgtttatcttattatatataattttttttttctattatataaataaatatttttaaaatttgttataatataattaaatgattttatCATTTGTGATGAGTAAATACTTTTTTCCTGTAACATTTAGATACATAACCATACTTAATTATGTGATTTTGTTGTAATATTGGTGGGATTCATGCTGCTTCTGTTGGTTGGAATAGTCCAATATATAAACCATATGTAATTATtgtgtgattttgtttaaaGGGAATCTAAAATTCTAAACTATGAAACATATAGacatcataaatataaaactgaGATTTAATTCTCCACGATCTTACAGCTTTCAACGAGAACTTTGAGTATTGCAGcgattacataaattaaaaagtacTACAAGTAATCTAGTATAATCATATCTTCCTCTTCTAGAAATTGTCTTTTCCCAGTTGATAgcatttgttttattattagtttagtataacatacaaaataaatgacCTTGAAACTCGGGAATAGATTCAAAAAATGAGAACAGAAGCTGATGTAGTCCCTTACATCATTGAAGATTGAAATGTGTCAATTTGAAGGatccaaagatatatataaatatacacaaGTCAAAATGCAAATAACCTTATCTCTCATTTAGACTTTCGAATTTCTAATCTCAAAGAGGTCAACCTCGTTAAGCCAACCCAAAATGGCTCATAATATGGTTGGAGCAGACGAGATTGAGTCGTTGAGAGTTGAGCTAGCAGAGATTGGAAGAAGCATCAGATCATCGTTCCGGAGACACACTTCTAGTTTCAGAAGCAACTCTTCAATATACGAACCTGATAATGATGGTGATGTTAATGGTGATCATCATGATGCAGATTATGCTCTGCAATGGGCTGAGATTGAGAGATTACCAACTGCCAAACGTATGAGATCGACTCTCCTCGATGATGGCGATAAGTCCATCACCGAGAACGGAAAAAGAGTCGTTGATGTCTCAAAGCTTGGAGCAACCGAACGTCATGTCATGATTGAGAAACTTATCAAACACATTGAGAATGACAATCTCAAGTTGCTGAagaaaatcagaagaagagtAGACAGgtaaacctaaaacaaaatctctaGAAAATGCTTTACCCTTTTgtgattttttggtttcttgagaGTTTGAGCTTGAAATTTTGTTGTGCAGAGTTGGGATGGATTTACCGACCATAGAAGTGAGGTACAAAAGTCTAAAAGTGGAGGCCGAGTGCGAGATTGTTGAAGGGAAAGCACTTCCAACATTATGGAACACTGCTAAGCGCGTAATCTCTGTGAGTACTCAAAAAGTTCTACAAAATCACAAAGTTGTTATTGTCGACTCCTTCATTAATAGATATAAGTTATCCAAAAGATTCTAAAGTGAATTATAATGTACTTATATTTCTCCAGGAACTGGTGAAGCTCACTGGTGCAAAAGCACACGAAGCCAAGATAAGCATTCTAAATGATGTTAATGGCATTATAAAACCCGGAAGGTTGGTAGTTGAAGGAGTTAACATTATCTTATCACTAGTCTTGATCAATGTTTAACTgtgtttattcttcttcttgttgcagGTTAACACTGTTGCTTGGTCCTCCTGGATGTGGTAAAACAACTTTGTTAAAGGCCTTgtctggaaatttagaaaacaatCTAAAGGTTCTAATGATGAAAGCAATTATATCATATTCTTTTGGAGATTTCTTTTTGGTGCAGATATGTGAAATGcgtaccttttcttttgtttccacaGTTTTCAGGTGAAATCTCTTACAATGGATACAGACTAGACGAGTTTGTTCCTCAGAAAACCTCGGCGTACATAAGTCAATATGACCTGCACATTGCAGAGATGACGGTTAGGGAGACAGTTGACTTCTCAGCTCGTTGTCAAGGCGTTGGTAGCCGAACAGGTAAAATTTTATCAACCAACCAATGTACTCCCCAGTCCCCAGTTCATTGAAATGTTATGTATTATTGATTCTCTTGTTTTCCTGCGGAAACAGATATTATGATGGAAGTCAGtcaaagagaaaaggaaaaaggaatCATTCCTGACACAGAAGTGGATGCTTACATGAAAGTACATTCCTCGGACACTCTCAAATCCCTGAAGCTTATTCTGTTTAAATTCAGGTGGTTGATTAGAgactttttgtttcctttaggCAATTTCTGTTGAAGGACTCAAAAGAAGTCTGCAGACAGATTATATCTTGAAGGTAATATAGTCTCTTTGATAGCCTGGCTGATAATCTGGCCTTGTTTGGTTCTTAGGTCTTCTGTTGCATTTGCAGATTCTTGGACTTGACATTTGTGCAGAAACATTGATTGGAGATGTGATGAGGAGAGGTATATCAGGGGGCCAAAAGAAGCGTCTTACCACAGGTTAGTTCATAGCTCGAATccttcaaaaatataattatttgctGATATGTTCTTTTCTAAAGCAAGTTCTTGAATCTCTGAATGTTTGCAGCTGAGATGATTGTTGGCCCGACAAAGGCTCTGTTTATGGATGAAATAACAAATGGCTTAGACAGCTCCACAGCTTTTCAGATTGTCAAGTCTCTTCAGCAATTTGCCCACATATCAAGCGCTACAGTGCTTGTTTCGCTTCTTCAACCGGCCCCAGAATCATTTGACCTCTTTGATGACGTTATGCTGATGGCCAAAGGAAGAATCGTGTATCATGGTCCACGCGGCGAAGTCCTGAAATTCTTTGAGGATTGTGGATTTGAATGCCCTGAGAGGAAAGGTGTTGCAGACTTTCTCCAGGAGGTAAAAAAATTCATCCCTAAAATGAAACTTTTGTGCTTTTGAAGTCATGAGTTGTTGATCCTCTTCTGTTCTGCCTTGAAGGTTATATCCAAAAAAGACCAAGCCCAATACTGGCGGCACGAGGATTTACCTTACAGTTTTGTCTCAGTAGAAATGTTGTCGAAGAAGTTTAGGGACTTGTGTATTGGAAAAAAGATTGAGGAAACTCTTTCTAAGCCGTATGATAAATCCAAAAGCCATAAGGACGCTTTATCCTTCAGTGTATATTCACTTCCAAACTGGGAGCTGTTCATAGCATGCATATCAAGAGAGTATCTTCTAATGAAGAGAAACTATTTCGTCTATATTTTTAAGACATCTCAGGTACATTATGAGTTTTCCAAGTCCACAGATGTCTCTCCTTGTCTTTTTTAGATGTTAATAGTATTCCTCAGCTTTCTAGCTTTATCTGCGCAGCTTGTTATGGCCGCATTCATCACTATGACTGTGTACATCCGAACACGGATGGGTATTGATATCATTCATGGGAATTCTTACATGAGTGCCCTCTTTTTCTCCCTCATTATACTTCTTGTTGACGGATTCCCAGAGTTGTCTATGACGGCTCAACGCCTAGCCGTGTTTTACAAGCAGAAGCAGTTGCGTTTCTATCCTGCATGGGCGTATGCAATCCCGGCAACAGTGTTAAAGGTCCCTCTCTCGTTCTTCGAATCTTTAGTTTGGACCGGTCTCACATACTATGTCATTGGATACACCCCTGAAGCCTCCAGGTGAGCTTTCTCCCCTGTTACTTGGCATTTAACACCTATACAAGGTTCACATTCAAGTCTGGGAGTGATCAGGTAACTGTAGAATGACAAGGTTCAATGTTATAGGTTCTTCAAGCAGTTCATCCTACTGTTTGCTGTTCACTTCACCTCGATATCCATGTTTCGGTGTCTAGCTGCAATCTTCCAGACAGTAGTTGCTTCAATCACAGCTGGTAGTTTTGgtatattaataacatttgtCTTTGCCGGTTTTGTCATTCCACCAAGTAAGATTTTGCCCCCATCAATGTACTATATCTGGCCTCAAAAGTTGTACCTCAGCATGACTCTAAGGTTTTGTGTTTGCTGCAGCGTCTATGCCAGGATGGCTCAAGTGGGGATTCTGGGTAAATCCTTTGAGTTACGGTGAGATTGGGCTATCGGTAAACGAGTTCCTCTCCCCAAGGTGGAATCAGGTGATACTCTCTTAGCCTCTTAccttccttttctctcttaatCAGCCAAGGCTTCTTCTTTATTTGTGGTATACTCTTCAAcactaatcaatatttttctggCTAAACACATGTAGATGCAACCCAATAATGTTACCTTAGGGCGAAGCATACTCCAAACCCGTGGACTGGACTACGAAGGTTACATGTACTGGGTATCATTATGTGCCTTGTTGGGTTTCACTGTGCTCTTTAACATCATTTTCACCCTGGCTCTGACTTTCTTGAAATGTAAGTTCATCTTCTACTAAGTAAATGTAAGTGCTTTCAAAACACAGCCCGTCACATACTAAAACGTTCTTTCCAAAAATGACAGCACCCACATCATCTAAAGCCATGATTTCACAAGAAAAACTCTTTGAGCTGCAAGGAAAAGAAGATTCAACAGGCGACTCTCCAGTCAAGAACAAGACTACAGGTTCCCCTGTAAAGACCAATGAAGATGAGAATACAGGTGAAAACTTTGT from Camelina sativa cultivar DH55 chromosome 9, Cs, whole genome shotgun sequence encodes:
- the LOC104711916 gene encoding ABC transporter G family member 37-like codes for the protein MAHNMVGADEIESLRVELAEIGRSIRSSFRRHTSSFRSNSSIYEPDNDGDVNGDHHDADYALQWAEIERLPTAKRMRSTLLDDGDKSITENGKRVVDVSKLGATERHVMIEKLIKHIENDNLKLLKKIRRRVDRVGMDLPTIEVRYKSLKVEAECEIVEGKALPTLWNTAKRVISELVKLTGAKAHEAKISILNDVNGIIKPGRLTLLLGPPGCGKTTLLKALSGNLENNLKFSGEISYNGYRLDEFVPQKTSAYISQYDLHIAEMTVRETVDFSARCQGVGSRTDIMMEVSQREKEKGIIPDTEVDAYMKAISVEGLKRSLQTDYILKILGLDICAETLIGDVMRRGISGGQKKRLTTAEMIVGPTKALFMDEITNGLDSSTAFQIVKSLQQFAHISSATVLVSLLQPAPESFDLFDDVMLMAKGRIVYHGPRGEVLKFFEDCGFECPERKGVADFLQEVISKKDQAQYWRHEDLPYSFVSVEMLSKKFRDLCIGKKIEETLSKPYDKSKSHKDALSFSVYSLPNWELFIACISREYLLMKRNYFVYIFKTSQLVMAAFITMTVYIRTRMGIDIIHGNSYMSALFFSLIILLVDGFPELSMTAQRLAVFYKQKQLRFYPAWAYAIPATVLKVPLSFFESLVWTGLTYYVIGYTPEASRFFKQFILLFAVHFTSISMFRCLAAIFQTVVASITAGSFGILITFVFAGFVIPPTSMPGWLKWGFWVNPLSYGEIGLSVNEFLSPRWNQMQPNNVTLGRSILQTRGLDYEGYMYWVSLCALLGFTVLFNIIFTLALTFLKSPTSSKAMISQEKLFELQGKEDSTGDSPVKNKTTGSPVKTNEDENTAKMVLPFKPLTVTFQDLNYFVDMPVEMRDQGYDQKKLQLLSNITGAFRPGILTALMGVSGAGKTTLLDVLAGRKTSGYIEGDIRISGFPKVQETFARVSGYCEQTDIHSPNITVEESVVYSAWLRLAPEIDSATKTQFVKQVLETIELDEIKDALVGVAGVSGLSTEQRKRLTIAVELVANPSIIFMDEPTTGLDARAAAIVMRAVKNVADTGRTIVCTIHQPSIDIFEAFDELVLLKRGGRMIYTGPLGLHSYHIIEYFESVPEIPKIRDNHNPATWMLDVSSQSVEVELGVDFANIYHESALYKRNSELVKQLSQPDSESSDIHFKRTFAQSWWGQFRSILWKMNLSYWRSPSYNLMRMIHTLISSLIFGALFWKQGQKIDTQQSLFTVFGAIYGLVLFLGINNCSSALQYFETERNVMYRERFAGMYSATAYALSQVVTEIPYIFIQAAEFVIITYPMIGFYPSSYKVFWSLYSMFCSLLTFNYLAMFLVSITPNFMVAAILQSLFYVNFNLFSGFLIPQTQVPGWWIWLYYLTPTSWTLNGFISSQYGDIHEKINVFGESTTVAAFLKDYFGFHHDRLAVTAVVQIAFPIAFASMFAFFVGKLNFQRR